The window GTGGTATAACCGTTTTCCCCGCCCGAAATGAAAGGTTACATATTTTCAAATTGTAATTGCCGAATATATCAGTTCTTGTTATTTTCGGTTTCTTTGCATActgcattaaaaaaaaaaaaaaaaaaaaaaaaaaaaacaatagcaGAAAACACATATTTTCTCTGATATATTGattagtgatttcattgccaaaaacactaattgcattcttgtcttatccctgtaaagatttcgtgaaacCAAGGCAATCGTTGGgttgaaatactttatagagaaattgaatacacgattcaagaatcaatccggACAGTCAAATCATACTCTATTTCTAACATTTTGgccgagtaatcccgagttttagCCGAGTTTGACCGTGTTTTGGCCGAGTAATTCCGTGTTTTGGCCGAGTAATCCCAAGTTTGACCGAGTAATTGAACCGAGTACTCGGACCGATCTTAAAACCAAGAACTCGCCACTTAAGTACTTCCCGAGTTTTACCAAATTTTACATCCCTGAAAAGGCGGTTTTGACTATTGAGCCTATGATCTCTCTATTATATTTACATACCACATAATCAGAATAAGATATAACATAATAAATTGTATTAAATCTGGTTGTAGAGTCCAATTGTAGGTTTATATTCTTAAGGATTCATTTAGTAAATACATTGTACACAAGATAAAAGATTCAAAGTCATGATATTTGTTTGTCATATAAGTaagttaattaataattaaattcagGTAATTAGTTGTAACAGTTTGAaggcttcaaatatgtgttttttagttaattttaaggAACGAAGAGAAGATTAAGGTTTGTTATTGATAAGTTTTTCTGGCCTGTTATAACAGGAATCTATACGTCTGCTAGTATTGTGGGTCCTACCATGTATAATCTTGAAGATCATACGAGAATTCGTTCGTGCTATGTACATGCACCATCATTCATGGTGGAGTTCATTCGGCATTCTTGTTGCTCAAACCTTCTCTTGGGCTTACGTAACCTTTATCTATTTATCATCTTGTATCGTATTCCATTTAGTTTGTTATTTGCAAATTATCCATTTTGATGATTACGGGAGACTATTAGAAACAGAAACAGATGTTCTCGTGTTTATTGAGGAACATGCTCGTTTACGACATGATCTATCAAAGATAAGTCATAGGTTCAGAATTTTTCTTCTCCTTGTGTTCACCGTTGTCACTTTCAGCCAGTTCGCAATGCTATTTCAAGTAACCGAGTTTAGTGACAAAGTAACTTTCATAAACGGGGGCGATTTTGCTGTAAGTTGATTACCAAATCTGTAAAGCTTTCATTTTTGGTAGTGTTTGAATTTTATTTTTGAAACCGTCTTTTTCTTCCAGACAATACACCTTCTTTGTCGTTTTATCTAAAAAAATTCTTACTACAATGCTATTGTTTGTCCTAGTTTGACTTTTGAAGTCTTTCTTTTTCAAGTTTGacttcaattttattttattttttgaattatataatatttgatgaaaattattttAATGAAAACACCTTTAAAAGGTAACCCATTTATATAAATTTCATCAGATATCATATAAAgcaaacaaaaatatttaaagtcaaacttGTGAAAGAAAGACTTGTAAAAGTCAAATGGGACAATTATTCTGGGACTGAGAGAGTATTTGTAACAACTTGTAATAACGAAAGCACTTTGAAAGCAGTTTCTATCTACCACCCTTTTTATTACTCCGTACAATTGATCATCTGAAACTATGAATTAAAATATGACATCAATTTTACGTTATCTATTTGTATTTTGCGTGCAGGTGTCGTCTATTGCGCAGGTTGTAGGAGTGATTTTGTGTTTGAACGCTGCTGCAAAGATTTCGCACCGAGCTCAGGGCGTTGCAGCATTAGCAACTAGGTGGCACGCGTTAGCATCGTGTGGGCCCGATGACGCTTCTAATTTGAGACTTCCTAACGGAACGATAAGCTCGGTATCTTCTGAAAGTGATTTGGAAGCAATGAATTATATCCCGCTTCCGACTAATACGCAAGTGACCTCTTATTTGTCTTCGTACCACAGGAGACAAGCATTCGGTAAGCAAACTATAATCATTCAATGTTAAATGCGTGTGTTGGGTTAATAATATTTCTTAAATTATGGATACTGGAATATTGTTGACTTTATAGGTCAACGTTTGACTTTAATAAAAGTGGTTGAACTTGTGTGCAGTGATGTATTTGCAGAATAATCCTGGAGGGATTACGTTGTATGGTTGGACGGTGGATCGGAGTCTTATAAACACAATCTTCTTTATTGAGTTGTCTTTGGTTCTGTTTGTACTGGGCAGGACTACAGTGTTTACGTATGAACGTTTGCCGTGatgattttactttttattttattctTTATCTACGGTTCGGAGGCCTTGTAAAGTGACGATGGAGGCCGATATTTTAGTTAGTACAAATATACGTAGGCTAAGGCTTGGAGCATGCATGAACAGGAAAAACCTCATCCGTTTACCAGTTTAACTATAGCTTGGAGCATGTAAGCCTGATTTGTTATGATTCGTTTTGTTGTTATACCTGAACCTCGTTAAGTCATACGAGATAAACTCATATTCATGCTTTCTATGAGGTGGTTCAAAATCTCGTTTTATTAGTTAGTAGTAACAGTCAGATTGGTTAACTAACCACATCTTTACTAGAGGGTAGTCTTTTGTATAAAGTAGTATGACAACCTAAAAGTTAAACTAGTATTGTTGtactattgttatgttattattatccttTTCTTCTaccaactatatatatcaaatgctaaagttattaacccgtatataaatttttataaagtGATGTTGGTTCTAACATCACACAAATTGATATGTGATAGATTGTGCCACGAGTAGATTTGATTAGAGCTGAATGGGATCATTCAGCACTAAATGTTgaattgttgtggtggtttgtaaaTACTGGATGACAAATAATGTGTGCTGATTTATTTAGACTTAAAATACCTTTTAATTGTTCATTATCTCCATTTTTATTATAATACATTCTTGAATTATATAT of the Rutidosis leptorrhynchoides isolate AG116_Rl617_1_P2 chromosome 5, CSIRO_AGI_Rlap_v1, whole genome shotgun sequence genome contains:
- the LOC139848303 gene encoding uncharacterized protein, coding for MLSIYNQNTKYSYIHTKKLIFFYLNLFCQMSDHSQIQIEQESPQIKTPLLQNQPQTLNQETHLDRTLQRLKLYLILLGFDQSSVFKFVISWITFLVIGVSIPVVTLLLTTNCLTCELYQIQGFELVIVASHACLAAVALLCLSHNLRKYGIRKFLFVDQYSGHVDRFSNEYIQKINESIRLLVLWVLPCIILKIIREFVRAMYMHHHSWWSSFGILVAQTFSWAYVTFIYLSSCIVFHLVCYLQIIHFDDYGRLLETETDVLVFIEEHARLRHDLSKISHRFRIFLLLVFTVVTFSQFAMLFQVTEFSDKVTFINGGDFAVSSIAQVVGVILCLNAAAKISHRAQGVAALATRWHALASCGPDDASNLRLPNGTISSVSSESDLEAMNYIPLPTNTQVTSYLSSYHRRQAFVMYLQNNPGGITLYGWTVDRSLINTIFFIELSLVLFVLGRTTVFTYERLP